Part of the Sporosarcina sp. FSL K6-2383 genome is shown below.
ATGAGAAAATGGCGTCAATCACACGGGAGACGACGGATATCGGACGTATGACAGGGACATTTGCCGATTTGTTGACCGAATCAAGTGCATCACTCGAGGAAGTCAATGCGACGATTCATACAACCGTTGCTGATAATGAACAAATCGTTGCCACATTAGATGGGACGATGAGGCGTACAAAATTGCTGGCAGAAATTCGATGAAAAAATGACCATCTGGTATACTGAAAGAAATGTGTAGTGATGCGATGAGTGTCAATTTATTGATAGTGGTCTAGGTGGTGCAAAGCTTTTTGCGGAGGAACTTAAATTGCGCAAACGCTTTGAAATGAATTTGGGTGAGGTTTGAAGAAAATTCGTCACAATTCGACAAAATTAAAAAAGAAATAATGTTTCCAGAAGGACTTTAAAGGGAAGATGTAGAAGAGTACTATATGGTTAATTAAAGGAGGAGTTCATATGTTAAACTTCAACATCCGCGGTGAAAATATTGAGGTGACTCCGGCGATTCGTGAACACGTCGAGAAGAAAGTTCAAAAACTCGAAAGGTATTTCACAGAAGGTGCAGATGCAACAGCCAATGTGAATTTGAAAGTGTACAATGATAAGCAAACAAAAGTAGAAGTTACAATCCCAATGAAGAACTTGACACTTCGCGCTGAAGAACGCCATAACGATCTATACGCAGCCATTGACTTAATCGTCGATAAGCTCGAACGTCAAATTCGTAAATATAAAACAAAAGTAAATCGTAAGTTCCGCGAACGCGAAGGTGTTGCTGCATTTTTTGCATCTGTTAACAAAAGCGACGATAGAAATGGCGATGCAGCTGTCGAAGAAGACAACGCATTCCCAATCGTTCGTACAAAGCAATTCGACTTAAAGCCGATGGATCAAGAAGAAGCCATCCTACAAATGAATATGCTGGGTCATAATTTCTTCATCTTCACAGATGCAGAATCTGACGGCACACATATCGTTTATAAACGTAAAGACGGTAAGTACGGTCTAATCGAAACAAATTAAATGAGTGAATAAGTTGAACCTCCGAGTGTATGTTGCTCGGGGGTTTTTGAATTGTCGAGAGATTACTCACTTCGTGTGCAAATTGGGAAGGAGTCAGTGAAACCGGTGGAATAGTCAGTGCAACCCACAAAGTTGTACCTCTCGCGCGTAAAAAAAATCACATCTGGTGTCTGGCACCCGGAATTTTCTAAACGGTTTGGACTAGACCATTTGCACCTAGCATTTTACAATGTTAAAATGAAGAGTGAACCTAATGAGGATGTGACCTAAATGCTTGGCGTATTGAATAAAGTGTTTGATATGAATAAACGAGATTTGAAACGTCTCGATAAGATTGCAGAAAAGGTTGAACAGCTTGCTGCGCAAATGGAGCAGCTAACGGATGACCAACTAACTGCGAAGACAGAAGAGTTTAAGGAGCGTTTCACAAAAGGTGAAACACTGGATGATCTTCAAGTGGAGGCATTTGCAGTTGTTCGCGAAGCGTCTCGTCGTGTACTTGGCATGTATCCATTCCGTGTACAAATTGTTGGAGCAGCTGCTTTACATGAAGGTAATATTGCTGAGATGAAAACCGGTGAAGGGAAAACGTTGACGTCTACACTGTCGATTTACTTAAACGCGCTTGCAGGTAAAGGTGCGCATGTTGTGACGGTGAACGAATACCTTGCCAGTCGTGATGCTGTGGAAATGGGCCAGCTGTATGAGTTTCTTGGTATGACTGTCGGTTTGAACTTGAATAGTTTATCGAAGGATGAGAAGCGTGAAGCGTATAGTGCGGATATTACGTACAGTACGAATAACGAGCTTGGCTTCGATTATTTGCGTGATAATATGGTGCTTTATAATGAACATAAAGTGCAGCGCCCGCTGTTTTATGCAGTTATAGATGAGGTTGACTCGATTTTAATTGACGAAGCGCGTACGCCGCTTATTATTTCTGGGCAAGCTGCGAAGGCGGCTGAGTTGTATCGTTTGGCGAATATGTTTACGAAAACGCTCAAGAATGAAGAAGATTATTCATATGATGAATCAACTAAAGGTGTAGTGCTAACGGAAAATGGTATTGAAAAGGCGGAAAAGGCGTTTAGCATTGAAAACCTGTTTGATTTGCAGCATGTCACGCTAAACCACGCCATCAACCAATCTTTGAAGGCACATGCGAGTATGCATAATGACATTGACTACGTTGTGCAGGAAGGCGAAGTTGTCATTGTCGATTCATTCACAGGGCGTTTGATGAAAGGACGTCGTTATAGCGATGGTCTGCACCAAGCGATTGAGGCGAAAGAAGGTCTTGAAGTCCAGAATGAAACGATGACGCTTGCGACGATTACATTCCAGAACTTCTTTAGAATGTATGAAAAACTGTCTGGTATGACGGGTACTGCGAAAACGGAAGAAGAGGAATTCCGCAATATTTACAATATGAATGTTATTGCGATTCCTACAAATCGACCGATTGCGCGGGATGACCGGGCGGATTTGATTTATTCCTCAATGGAAGGCAAGTATAAGGCTGTTGCGGAGGATATTAAAGAACGCAATGCCAAAGGGCAACCAGTGTTAGTTGGTACGGTTGCGATTGAAACGTCTGAAATCATTTCAAGGTACTTGACGAAGTTTGGTGTGAAGCATAATGTATTGAATGCGAAAAACCATGGTCGTGAAGCTGAAATTATTTTGGAAGCCGGGCAAAAAGGCTCTGTGACAATTGCGACGAACATGGCTGGACGTGGTACGGATATTAAATTGGGTGAAG
Proteins encoded:
- the raiA gene encoding ribosome-associated translation inhibitor RaiA, encoding MLNFNIRGENIEVTPAIREHVEKKVQKLERYFTEGADATANVNLKVYNDKQTKVEVTIPMKNLTLRAEERHNDLYAAIDLIVDKLERQIRKYKTKVNRKFREREGVAAFFASVNKSDDRNGDAAVEEDNAFPIVRTKQFDLKPMDQEEAILQMNMLGHNFFIFTDAESDGTHIVYKRKDGKYGLIETN
- the secA gene encoding preprotein translocase subunit SecA; the encoded protein is MLGVLNKVFDMNKRDLKRLDKIAEKVEQLAAQMEQLTDDQLTAKTEEFKERFTKGETLDDLQVEAFAVVREASRRVLGMYPFRVQIVGAAALHEGNIAEMKTGEGKTLTSTLSIYLNALAGKGAHVVTVNEYLASRDAVEMGQLYEFLGMTVGLNLNSLSKDEKREAYSADITYSTNNELGFDYLRDNMVLYNEHKVQRPLFYAVIDEVDSILIDEARTPLIISGQAAKAAELYRLANMFTKTLKNEEDYSYDESTKGVVLTENGIEKAEKAFSIENLFDLQHVTLNHAINQSLKAHASMHNDIDYVVQEGEVVIVDSFTGRLMKGRRYSDGLHQAIEAKEGLEVQNETMTLATITFQNFFRMYEKLSGMTGTAKTEEEEFRNIYNMNVIAIPTNRPIARDDRADLIYSSMEGKYKAVAEDIKERNAKGQPVLVGTVAIETSEIISRYLTKFGVKHNVLNAKNHGREAEIILEAGQKGSVTIATNMAGRGTDIKLGEGVQELGGLAVLGTERHESRRIDNQLRGRSGRQGDPGVTQFYLSLEDELMRRFGSDQMKSMMTKLGMDDTTPIQSKMVSRSVESAQKRVEGNNFDARKRLLQYDDVLRQQREIIYKERNEVLESDNIRDVLENMLVNIVEQSVALHTTEEKQEDWNLKGLEDFLGANLLQEERLKTTDMAGKSVEELTALIQQAVTERYDEKEAEMSEERMREFEKVVLLRAIDSKWMDHIDAMDQLRHGIHLRAYGQTDPLREYQSEGFAMFEEMLGSIESDASKYVMKAEIRNNLEREEVVKAQAVNPKEDGEKVTKKPVRRAVNIGRNDPCTCGSGKKYKNCHGRA